The proteins below are encoded in one region of Citrobacter enshiensis:
- a CDS encoding multifunctional CCA addition/repair protein: MKIYLVGGAVRDALLGLPVKDKDWVVVGATPQEMLDAGYQQVGRDFPVFLHPQTREEYALARTERKSGSGYTGFTCYAAADVTLEDDLQRRDLTINALARDDDGQVIDPYHGRRDLGNRLLRHVSPAFSEDPLRVLRVARFAARYAHLSFRIADETMTLMREMTAAGELEHLTPERVWKETENALTTRNPQVFFQVLRDCGALRVLFPEIDALFGVPAPAKWHPEIDTGIHTLMTLSMAAMLSPEVDVRFATLCHDLGKGLTPKEFWPRHHGHGPAGVKLVEQLCQRLRVPNDIRDLAKLVAEFHDLIHTFPILQPKTIVKLFDSIDAWRKPQRVEQIALTSEADVRGRTGFEAADYPQGRWLREAWQVAQAVPTKEVVDAGFKGQEIREELTRRRIDAVTEWKALRCPKPE; the protein is encoded by the coding sequence GTGAAGATTTATCTGGTCGGTGGTGCTGTTCGGGACGCGTTGTTAGGGCTACCGGTTAAAGATAAAGATTGGGTGGTGGTTGGCGCCACACCTCAGGAGATGCTTGACGCGGGCTACCAGCAGGTAGGCCGCGATTTTCCCGTATTTCTTCATCCGCAAACACGAGAAGAGTATGCGCTGGCGCGCACCGAGCGTAAATCGGGTTCCGGTTATACCGGCTTTACCTGTTATGCCGCCGCCGACGTGACGCTGGAAGACGATTTGCAGCGCCGTGACCTGACAATCAACGCCCTTGCGCGTGACGACGACGGTCAGGTAATCGACCCGTATCACGGGCGTCGCGATCTGGGCAACCGCCTGCTACGCCATGTCTCTCCCGCTTTCAGCGAAGATCCGCTGCGCGTCCTGCGCGTGGCGCGTTTTGCCGCCCGCTATGCCCACCTCAGCTTCCGTATTGCTGATGAAACCATGACGCTCATGCGTGAGATGACGGCCGCCGGTGAGCTGGAACACCTCACGCCGGAAAGGGTGTGGAAAGAAACCGAAAATGCCCTGACCACACGTAACCCACAGGTCTTCTTCCAGGTTCTCCGCGACTGCGGCGCGTTGCGCGTGCTGTTCCCCGAAATAGACGCCCTGTTTGGCGTCCCCGCCCCGGCAAAGTGGCACCCGGAAATCGACACCGGGATCCACACGCTGATGACGCTGTCGATGGCCGCCATGCTCAGCCCGGAAGTGGATGTGCGCTTTGCCACGCTGTGTCACGATTTGGGGAAAGGGTTAACGCCAAAGGAGTTCTGGCCGCGTCATCACGGTCATGGCCCGGCGGGCGTTAAACTGGTGGAACAGTTATGCCAGCGTTTACGTGTTCCCAATGATATTCGCGATTTAGCCAAACTGGTGGCGGAGTTCCACGATCTCATTCATACCTTCCCCATCTTGCAGCCAAAAACGATCGTTAAACTGTTCGATTCGATTGATGCCTGGCGAAAACCGCAACGGGTGGAACAAATCGCGCTGACCAGCGAAGCGGATGTTCGCGGGCGTACGGGCTTTGAAGCGGCGGACTATCCACAAGGCCGCTGGTTACGAGAAGCCTGGCAGGTGGCGCAGGCCGTACCGACCAAAGAGGTGGTTGATGCAGGATTTAAAGGCCAGGAGATCCGTGAAGAGCTGACCCGGCGCCGTATTGACGCCGTGACGGAATGGAAAGCATTGCGCTGCCCTAAGCCGGAATAA
- a CDS encoding TIGR04211 family SH3 domain-containing protein, producing MPKLRLIGLTLLALSATAVSHAEEKRYVSDELNTWVRSGPGDNYRLLGTINAGEEVTLLQTDANTNYAQVKDSTGRTAWIPMKELNSTPSLRIRVPDLENQVKTLTDKLNNIDTTWNQRTSDMQQKVSQSDSVINGLKEENQKLKNELIVAQKKVDAASVQLDDKQRTIIMQWFMYGGGVLGLGLLLGLVLPHMIPSRKRKDRWMN from the coding sequence ATGCCAAAATTACGCCTGATTGGATTAACTTTACTTGCACTTAGCGCCACTGCCGTCTCCCATGCTGAAGAAAAGCGCTATGTTTCTGACGAACTGAACACCTGGGTCCGCAGCGGCCCGGGGGACAACTATCGCCTGCTGGGGACGATTAACGCCGGCGAAGAAGTGACTCTCTTACAAACCGACGCGAATACCAATTATGCTCAGGTAAAAGACAGTACCGGTCGTACTGCCTGGATCCCGATGAAAGAGTTGAACAGCACACCCAGCCTGCGTATCCGCGTACCGGATCTGGAAAATCAGGTCAAAACGCTGACCGATAAGCTCAACAATATTGATACGACCTGGAATCAGCGCACCTCCGACATGCAGCAAAAAGTGTCCCAGAGCGACAGCGTGATTAACGGGTTAAAAGAAGAGAACCAGAAGCTGAAAAACGAGCTGATTGTCGCGCAGAAGAAAGTCGATGCTGCCAGCGTGCAGCTTGATGACAAACAGCGCACCATCATCATGCAGTGGTTTATGTATGGCGGCGGCGTGCTGGGGCTTGGTTTGTTACTCGGCCTCGTCCTGCCGCACATGATCCCAAGCCGTAAGCGCAAAGACCGCTGGATGAACTAA
- a CDS encoding inorganic triphosphatase: protein MAQEIELKFIVNREAVDALRDHLHTLGGEHHAPSQLLNIYYETSDNWLRSHDMGLRIRGENGHYEMTMKIAGRVTGGLHQRPEYNVPLTEPTLDLGKLPPEVWPNGEMPADLASQVQPLFRTDFYREKWVVEVEGSQIEIALDLGDVKAGEFAEPICELELELLKGDTHSVLKLANQLVSQSGLRQGSLSKAARGYHLAQGNPPREIKATGILKVPAKASVEQGLEAALELALSQWQYHEELWVRGEKKAKADVLAAMGLVRHTIMLFGGIVPRKASAHLRDLLTQSEATIASAVSAVTAVYSTQTAMAKLALTEWLVTKAWQPFLDAKAQDKIAGSFKRFADTHLSRHAAELKSVFGQPLGDQYNDQLPRLNRDIDSILLLAGYYDTHVAQGWLENWQGLRYAIVTRQHIEIEHFRNEAISQEPFWLHSGKR, encoded by the coding sequence ATGGCTCAGGAAATCGAATTAAAATTTATCGTCAATCGCGAAGCGGTAGACGCACTGCGTGACCATCTGCACACGTTAGGCGGGGAGCATCATGCCCCCAGTCAATTGCTGAATATTTACTACGAAACATCAGATAATTGGTTGCGTAGTCACGATATGGGGCTGCGTATTCGGGGCGAGAACGGTCATTATGAAATGACCATGAAAATCGCTGGCCGGGTGACAGGAGGACTGCATCAGCGTCCGGAATACAATGTACCGCTGACCGAACCGACGCTGGATCTCGGCAAACTCCCCCCCGAGGTCTGGCCAAACGGCGAAATGCCAGCCGATCTCGCTTCACAAGTACAACCGCTGTTCCGCACTGATTTTTATCGTGAAAAATGGGTGGTTGAGGTTGAAGGCAGCCAGATTGAAATCGCGCTCGATCTGGGGGATGTGAAGGCGGGAGAGTTCGCAGAGCCTATCTGCGAACTGGAGCTTGAGCTGTTAAAAGGCGATACGCACAGCGTGCTGAAACTGGCAAATCAGCTGGTTTCCCAATCCGGATTACGCCAGGGCAGCCTGAGCAAAGCGGCCCGTGGCTACCATCTGGCGCAGGGAAATCCTCCGCGTGAAATTAAAGCGACAGGAATTCTGAAGGTGCCTGCCAAAGCCAGCGTTGAGCAGGGGCTTGAGGCCGCGCTGGAGTTAGCGTTGTCACAGTGGCAATACCACGAAGAGTTGTGGGTGCGCGGTGAGAAAAAGGCCAAAGCCGATGTCCTGGCGGCGATGGGGCTGGTTCGCCACACCATCATGCTGTTTGGCGGGATTGTTCCTCGTAAAGCAAGCGCTCACTTACGCGATTTATTAACCCAGTCAGAAGCAACGATCGCCTCTGCGGTTTCAGCGGTGACGGCGGTTTACAGTACACAAACGGCGATGGCTAAACTGGCGTTGACGGAATGGCTGGTGACCAAAGCCTGGCAGCCGTTCCTGGATGCCAAAGCGCAGGACAAAATTGCAGGTTCGTTTAAGCGCTTTGCGGATACTCACCTCTCACGGCATGCCGCTGAGCTGAAATCTGTTTTCGGCCAGCCGTTAGGCGATCAGTATAACGATCAGCTTCCGCGTCTGAACCGCGACATTGACAGCATCTTATTGCTGGCCGGTTATTACGACACCCATGTGGCACAGGGCTGGCTGGAGAACTGGCAGGGATTACGTTATGCGATTGTGACCCGCCAACATATTGAAATTGAACATTTCCGCAACGAAGCGATTTCTCAGGAACCGTTCTGGCTGCACAGCGGAAAACGATAA
- the glnE gene encoding bifunctional [glutamate--ammonia ligase]-adenylyl-L-tyrosine phosphorylase/[glutamate--ammonia-ligase] adenylyltransferase produces MKPLSSPLQQYWQTVVEHLPAAISEATPSVQAKSVLTFSDFVRDSVIAHPEWLAELESASPQADEWQHYAAWLQEALAQVDDEATLMRELRMFRRRMMVRIAWAQALRLVEEESILQQLSHLAETLIIAARDWLYAACCREWGTPCNQSGVPQPLLILGMGKLGGGELNFSSDIDLIFAWPEHGSTQGGRRELDNAQFFTRMGQRLIKVLDQPTQDGFVYRVDMRLRPFGDSGPLVLSFAALEDYYQEQGRDWERYAMVKARIMGDTDGVYVDELRAMLRPFVFRRYIDFSVIQSLRNMKGMIAREVRRRGLKDNIKLGAGGIREIEFIVQVFQLIRGGREPSLQSRSLLPTLNAIAALHLLSENDAEQLRIAYLFLRRLENLLQSINDEQTQTLPGDELNRARLAWGMDADDWSQLTDELDGHMANVRRVFNELIGDDETETQEESLSEQWRELWQDTLQEDDSTPVLAHLTDEGRGRVLALIADFRKELDKRPIGPRGRQVLDHLMPHLLSDVCSREDASVPLSRITPLLVSIVTRTTYLELLSEFPGALKHLISLCAASPMVASQLARYPLLLDELLDPNTLYQPTATDAYRDELRQYLLRVPEDDEEQQLEALRQFKQTQLLRIAAADIAGTLPVMKVSDHLTWLAEAIIDAVVQQAWTQMVARYGQPTHLSERQGRGFAVVGYGKLGGWELGYSSDLDLIFLHDCPMDVMTDGEREIDGRQFYLRLSQRIMHLFSTRTSSGILYEVDARLRPSGAAGMLVTSAESFADYQKNEAWTWEHQALVRARVVYGDPQLAVQFDAVRRTIMTLVRDGKTLQTDVREMREKMRAHLGNKHRDRFDIKADEGGITDIEFITQYLVLRYAHEKPKLTRWSDNVRILELLAQNDIMEEQEAQALTLAYTTLRDELHHLALQELPGHVAQTCFSKEREQVRASWQKWLVAE; encoded by the coding sequence ATGAAGCCGCTCTCTTCACCATTACAGCAGTACTGGCAGACCGTTGTTGAGCACCTGCCAGCAGCAATCTCAGAGGCGACGCCGAGTGTTCAGGCGAAGTCAGTACTTACATTCAGCGATTTTGTTCGGGACAGCGTTATTGCGCATCCCGAATGGCTTGCTGAGCTGGAAAGCGCTTCGCCGCAGGCCGACGAGTGGCAACATTACGCGGCCTGGTTGCAGGAGGCACTGGCGCAGGTCGATGACGAAGCTACGCTGATGCGGGAGCTCCGGATGTTTCGCCGTCGCATGATGGTACGTATCGCCTGGGCGCAGGCGCTGCGGCTTGTGGAAGAAGAGAGTATTTTGCAGCAATTAAGCCATCTGGCTGAAACGCTGATCATTGCCGCGCGGGACTGGCTGTACGCCGCCTGTTGCCGTGAGTGGGGAACCCCCTGCAACCAGAGTGGCGTCCCGCAGCCGCTGCTGATTTTAGGAATGGGAAAACTGGGCGGCGGCGAGCTGAATTTTTCCTCCGATATCGACCTGATTTTTGCCTGGCCGGAGCACGGTTCCACGCAAGGCGGGCGACGTGAGCTGGATAACGCGCAGTTCTTCACGCGGATGGGGCAACGACTCATTAAGGTGCTGGATCAACCCACGCAGGATGGTTTTGTTTACCGTGTGGACATGCGTCTGCGTCCGTTTGGCGACAGCGGCCCGCTGGTGTTGAGTTTTGCCGCGCTGGAAGATTATTACCAGGAGCAGGGGCGTGACTGGGAACGCTATGCGATGGTTAAAGCGCGGATCATGGGCGATACCGATGGCGTCTATGTTGACGAATTGCGGGCTATGCTGCGGCCTTTCGTCTTCCGCCGCTACATCGACTTCAGTGTGATCCAGTCTCTGAGAAACATGAAGGGCATGATTGCCCGTGAAGTTCGCCGCCGGGGTCTGAAAGACAATATCAAACTCGGCGCGGGCGGCATTCGCGAAATCGAATTTATTGTCCAGGTATTCCAGCTCATTCGCGGTGGTCGCGAACCTTCGCTGCAGTCACGTTCCCTTTTACCTACGTTGAATGCGATTGCCGCGCTGCATCTGCTGTCTGAGAACGACGCGGAACAGTTGCGCATCGCTTATCTCTTCCTGCGCCGCCTGGAAAATCTGCTGCAAAGCATCAATGATGAACAAACGCAGACACTGCCGGGGGATGAGCTGAATCGGGCGCGTCTGGCGTGGGGAATGGATGCGGATGACTGGTCGCAGCTCACCGACGAGCTGGACGGTCATATGGCGAATGTGCGCCGGGTGTTTAATGAGTTGATTGGCGATGACGAAACCGAGACGCAGGAAGAGTCATTGTCGGAACAGTGGCGCGAACTGTGGCAGGATACGCTACAGGAAGATGATTCCACGCCAGTACTGGCCCATCTTACCGATGAAGGACGGGGACGCGTGCTGGCGCTGATTGCTGATTTTCGCAAAGAGCTGGATAAACGCCCCATTGGCCCGCGCGGCCGTCAGGTCCTCGATCATCTGATGCCGCATCTGCTCAGCGACGTCTGTTCCCGTGAAGACGCCTCCGTGCCGCTGTCGCGTATTACGCCGTTGCTGGTGAGCATTGTAACCCGCACCACCTACCTCGAATTGCTGAGCGAATTCCCGGGGGCGCTAAAACATCTGATCTCGCTTTGCGCCGCCTCCCCGATGGTCGCCAGCCAACTGGCGCGCTACCCACTGTTGCTCGACGAACTGCTCGACCCGAACACGCTGTATCAGCCGACCGCCACGGACGCTTACCGTGATGAGTTGCGTCAGTACCTGCTGCGCGTGCCGGAAGATGACGAAGAGCAGCAGCTGGAAGCGTTGCGGCAGTTTAAGCAAACTCAACTGCTGCGAATCGCGGCGGCGGATATTGCGGGCACGTTGCCGGTGATGAAAGTCAGCGACCATTTGACCTGGCTGGCGGAAGCCATCATTGACGCCGTGGTACAACAGGCGTGGACGCAAATGGTGGCGCGTTACGGCCAGCCGACGCATCTGAGCGAGCGCCAGGGGCGAGGATTTGCCGTGGTCGGTTACGGTAAGCTGGGCGGCTGGGAACTCGGCTACAGCTCCGATCTGGATTTGATTTTCCTTCACGACTGTCCGATGGACGTGATGACCGATGGCGAGCGCGAAATTGACGGCAGGCAGTTCTATCTGCGCCTGTCGCAGCGGATTATGCATCTGTTCAGCACCCGTACTTCTTCGGGTATTTTGTATGAGGTGGATGCGCGATTACGCCCGTCCGGCGCGGCGGGAATGTTGGTAACTTCGGCCGAATCCTTCGCTGATTATCAGAAAAACGAAGCCTGGACGTGGGAACATCAGGCGCTGGTGCGTGCGCGCGTGGTGTATGGCGACCCGCAACTGGCTGTTCAGTTTGACGCCGTGCGGCGTACGATCATGACCCTCGTTCGCGATGGCAAAACACTGCAAACCGACGTGCGTGAAATGCGTGAAAAGATGCGCGCGCATCTGGGGAATAAGCATCGCGACCGCTTTGATATCAAAGCTGACGAGGGCGGGATCACCGACATTGAGTTTATTACGCAATATCTGGTGCTGCGCTACGCGCATGAGAAGCCGAAGCTGACGCGTTGGTCGGATAATGTGCGTATTCTGGAACTGTTGGCGCAAAACGACATTATGGAAGAACAGGAAGCGCAGGCGCTGACCCTGGCCTACACCACGTTGCGTGACGAACTCCACCACCTGGCGTTGCAAGAGTTGCCGGGACACGTGGCGCAGACGTGTTTTAGCAAAGAGCGTGAACAGGTACGGGCTAGCTGGCAGAAGTGGCTGGTTGCCGAGTGA
- the hldE gene encoding bifunctional D-glycero-beta-D-manno-heptose-7-phosphate kinase/D-glycero-beta-D-manno-heptose 1-phosphate adenylyltransferase HldE: MKVTLPEFERAGVMVVGDVMLDRYWYGPTSRISPEAPVPVVKVDTIEERPGGAANVAMNIASLGANSRLVGLTGIDDAARALSKTLAEVNVKCDFVSVPTHPTITKLRVLSRNQQLIRLDFEEGFEGVDPQPLHDRISQALGSIGALVLSDYAKGALASVQQMIALARKAGVPVLIDPKGTDFERYRGATLLTPNLSEFEAVAGKCKSEEELVTRGMKVIADFDLSALLVTRSEQGMTLLQPGKAPLHMPTQAQEVYDVTGAGDTVIGVLAATLAAGKSLEEACYFANAAAGVVVGKLGTSTVSPIELENAVRGRADTGFGVMTENELKQAVASARKRGEKVVMTNGVFDILHAGHVSYLANARKLGDRLIVAVNSDASTKRLKGETRPVNPLEQRMIVLGALEAVDWVVSFEEDTPQRLIAGVLPDLLVKGGDYKPEEIAGSEEVWANGGEVLVLNFEDGCSTTNIIKKIQKDSDK; the protein is encoded by the coding sequence ATGAAAGTAACGCTGCCAGAGTTTGAACGTGCAGGAGTCATGGTTGTTGGTGACGTGATGCTGGATCGCTACTGGTACGGGCCGACCAGCCGTATTTCACCGGAAGCGCCAGTACCCGTCGTCAAAGTGGACACCATTGAGGAACGTCCAGGTGGCGCGGCTAACGTGGCGATGAACATTGCGTCCCTGGGGGCTAATTCACGTCTGGTCGGACTGACCGGAATTGATGATGCCGCGCGTGCGCTCAGCAAAACGCTGGCTGAGGTGAATGTGAAATGCGACTTTGTTTCTGTCCCGACGCATCCCACCATCACCAAACTGCGCGTACTTTCGCGAAATCAGCAACTGATTCGCCTGGACTTTGAAGAAGGCTTTGAGGGTGTCGATCCACAACCGCTGCATGATCGCATTAGTCAGGCGCTGGGCTCGATTGGCGCGCTGGTACTGTCTGATTATGCGAAAGGCGCGCTGGCCAGCGTTCAGCAGATGATCGCGCTGGCGCGCAAAGCGGGCGTACCGGTATTGATCGACCCGAAAGGCACCGACTTTGAACGCTACCGTGGCGCGACGCTGCTGACTCCGAATCTGTCAGAATTTGAAGCGGTGGCCGGTAAGTGTAAAAGCGAAGAAGAGCTTGTCACTCGCGGCATGAAAGTGATTGCAGATTTCGATCTCTCCGCGCTGCTGGTGACGCGTTCTGAGCAAGGGATGACGTTGTTGCAGCCGGGCAAAGCGCCGCTGCATATGCCGACTCAGGCGCAGGAAGTGTATGACGTCACCGGTGCGGGTGATACGGTGATTGGTGTACTGGCGGCGACGCTGGCGGCAGGAAAATCGCTGGAAGAAGCCTGTTACTTCGCCAACGCGGCGGCAGGCGTGGTCGTCGGTAAGCTGGGGACATCCACCGTTTCGCCCATCGAACTGGAAAATGCCGTACGCGGTCGTGCCGACACGGGCTTTGGCGTGATGACTGAAAATGAGCTGAAGCAGGCCGTCGCCAGCGCGCGTAAGCGCGGCGAGAAAGTGGTAATGACCAACGGTGTCTTCGATATCCTGCATGCCGGACACGTTTCTTATCTGGCGAATGCGCGCAAGTTGGGCGACCGTCTGATTGTTGCGGTCAACAGCGATGCGTCGACTAAACGTCTGAAAGGCGAAACGCGTCCGGTCAATCCGCTCGAACAACGCATGATCGTATTGGGCGCGCTGGAAGCCGTCGACTGGGTGGTCTCTTTTGAAGAAGATACCCCGCAGCGTCTGATTGCAGGCGTACTGCCGGATCTGCTGGTGAAAGGCGGCGACTACAAACCGGAAGAGATTGCGGGCAGTGAAGAGGTTTGGGCTAACGGTGGCGAAGTGTTGGTGCTGAACTTCGAAGACGGTTGTTCCACGACCAACATCATCAAAAAAATCCAGAAAGACAGCGACAAGTAA
- the glgS gene encoding cell surface composition regulator GlgS — translation MLMNNNNVYSLNNFDFLARSFARMQAEGRPVDIHAVTGNMDEEHRSWFCKRYALYCQQATRAKKLELEH, via the coding sequence ATGCTCATGAACAACAATAATGTGTATTCGTTGAACAACTTCGATTTTCTGGCCCGTAGCTTTGCCAGAATGCAGGCTGAAGGTCGCCCTGTCGATATCCATGCCGTCACCGGAAACATGGATGAGGAGCACCGTAGCTGGTTCTGCAAGCGCTACGCGCTTTACTGCCAACAGGCAACACGAGCAAAAAAATTAGAACTCGAACACTGA
- the ubiK gene encoding ubiquinone biosynthesis accessory factor UbiK, with product MIDPKKIEQIARQVHESMPKGIREFGEDVEKKIRQTLQSQLTRLDLVSREEFDVQTQVLLRTREKLALLEQRLSELETRQSPVDVKPAPAIPPVDTQE from the coding sequence ATGATTGACCCGAAAAAAATTGAGCAAATCGCTCGCCAGGTTCACGAGTCGATGCCGAAAGGGATCCGGGAGTTCGGGGAAGATGTCGAGAAGAAAATCCGTCAAACGCTGCAATCACAGCTGACGCGTCTCGATCTGGTGAGCCGCGAAGAGTTCGACGTGCAGACTCAGGTGTTACTGCGTACCCGTGAAAAGCTGGCACTGCTTGAGCAGCGCCTCAGCGAACTGGAAACGCGCCAGTCGCCTGTCGACGTCAAACCTGCGCCCGCCATCCCGCCAGTGGATACTCAAGAGTAA
- the ribB gene encoding 3,4-dihydroxy-2-butanone-4-phosphate synthase gives MNQTLLSSFGTPFDRVEHALSALREGRGVMVLDDEDRENEGDMIFPAETMTVEQMALTIRHGSGIVCLCITEDRRKQLELPMMVENNTSAYGTGFTVTIEAAEGVTTGVSAADRITTVRAAIADGAKPSDLNRPGHVFPLRAQAGGVLTRGGHTEATIDLVTLAGFKPAGVLCELTNDDGTMARAPECIKFAGEHNMAVVTIEDLVAYRQAHARKAS, from the coding sequence ATGAATCAGACGCTACTTTCCTCTTTTGGTACGCCTTTTGACCGTGTCGAACACGCTCTGTCCGCGCTGCGCGAAGGACGCGGAGTGATGGTGCTTGACGACGAAGATCGTGAAAACGAAGGCGATATGATTTTCCCTGCCGAAACGATGACCGTTGAGCAGATGGCATTGACCATCCGTCATGGTAGCGGCATCGTTTGCCTGTGCATCACGGAAGATCGCCGCAAGCAGCTTGAACTGCCTATGATGGTGGAAAATAACACCAGCGCTTATGGCACGGGCTTTACGGTGACGATTGAAGCCGCTGAAGGCGTGACCACCGGTGTTTCTGCGGCCGACCGCATTACCACCGTGCGCGCTGCCATTGCCGACGGCGCTAAACCTTCTGACCTCAACCGTCCGGGGCACGTTTTCCCGCTGCGCGCTCAGGCAGGTGGGGTGTTGACTCGCGGCGGTCATACGGAAGCGACAATCGACCTGGTGACGCTGGCGGGTTTTAAACCTGCAGGCGTTCTGTGTGAACTGACCAACGATGACGGCACAATGGCGCGCGCGCCGGAATGCATCAAGTTTGCGGGTGAACACAATATGGCCGTCGTCACCATTGAAGATTTGGTGGCTTACCGCCAGGCGCACGCGCGTAAGGCCAGCTGA
- the zupT gene encoding zinc transporter ZupT, with product MSVPLILTLLAGAATFIGAFLGVLGQKPSNRVLAFSLGFAAGIMLLISLMEMLPAALAAEGMSPLLGYGMFITGLLGYFGLDRLLPHAHPQDLVQKTTRPLPGSIKRTAILLTLGISLHNFPEGIATFVTASSNLELGFGIALAVALHNIPEGLAVAGPVYAATGSKRTAIFWAGISGMAEILGGILAWLILGSLISPVVMASIMAAVAGIMVALSVDELMPLAKEIDPNNNPSYGVLCGMSVMGLSLVILQSMGIG from the coding sequence ATGTCAGTACCTTTAATTCTGACCTTATTGGCGGGTGCCGCCACTTTTATTGGCGCCTTTCTTGGCGTGCTGGGACAAAAACCCTCTAATCGCGTGCTGGCGTTTTCGCTGGGATTCGCGGCAGGCATCATGCTGCTTATCTCGCTGATGGAAATGCTGCCGGCTGCGCTGGCAGCGGAAGGAATGTCCCCCCTCTTAGGCTACGGCATGTTTATTACGGGGCTGTTGGGTTACTTCGGGCTGGATCGCCTGCTTCCCCACGCCCATCCGCAAGATTTAGTACAAAAAACAACGCGGCCGCTGCCTGGTTCCATTAAACGCACCGCCATCTTATTGACGCTGGGCATCAGTCTGCACAATTTTCCGGAAGGGATTGCGACGTTTGTTACCGCCAGCAGCAATCTTGAACTGGGCTTCGGGATTGCTCTGGCCGTCGCCTTACACAATATTCCCGAAGGTTTAGCGGTTGCCGGGCCGGTTTATGCCGCAACAGGTTCAAAACGTACGGCCATTTTCTGGGCAGGGATTTCCGGTATGGCGGAAATTCTCGGCGGCATATTAGCCTGGTTAATTCTGGGCAGTTTGATTTCGCCTGTCGTAATGGCGTCGATTATGGCTGCGGTGGCGGGAATTATGGTGGCGTTATCCGTAGATGAATTAATGCCCCTGGCAAAAGAGATCGACCCTAATAATAACCCCAGCTACGGCGTTCTGTGTGGGATGTCGGTGATGGGACTCAGTCTGGTGATACTTCAATCGATGGGAATCGGGTAA
- the ygiD gene encoding 4,5-DOPA dioxygenase extradiol, producing MSSTRMPALFLGHGSPMNVLEDNVYTRAWRHLGEVIPRPKAIVVVSAHWFTRGTGVTAMEAPKTIHDFGGFPQALYDTHYPAPGSPELAQRLVELLSPVPVTLDKEAWGFDHGSWGVLIKMYPNADIPMVQLSIDSTKPAAWHLEMGRKLAALRDEGIMLVASGNVVHNLRTARWHGENTPYPWATSFNDYVKANLTWQGPVEQHPLVNYLEHEGGSLSNPTPDHYLPLLYVLGAWDGKEPVSIPVDGIEMGSLSMLSVQVG from the coding sequence ATGTCTTCAACGCGTATGCCAGCATTGTTTTTGGGTCACGGCAGTCCAATGAATGTTCTGGAAGATAACGTCTATACCCGCGCCTGGCGGCACCTGGGGGAGGTAATACCGCGTCCGAAAGCGATTGTGGTGGTATCGGCTCACTGGTTCACCCGCGGGACCGGCGTGACGGCAATGGAAGCCCCGAAAACCATTCATGATTTTGGCGGTTTTCCACAGGCGCTTTACGATACCCACTATCCGGCGCCCGGTTCGCCAGAGTTGGCGCAACGTCTGGTGGAGTTACTGTCTCCTGTTCCTGTTACGCTCGATAAAGAGGCCTGGGGCTTTGACCATGGCTCCTGGGGGGTGCTGATCAAGATGTATCCCAATGCGGATATCCCGATGGTGCAGCTAAGCATCGACAGCACAAAACCCGCCGCCTGGCATCTTGAAATGGGGCGTAAACTGGCGGCACTGCGCGATGAAGGCATTATGCTGGTCGCCAGCGGTAACGTGGTGCACAACCTGCGTACGGCGCGCTGGCACGGCGAGAATACACCGTACCCGTGGGCGACATCATTCAATGACTATGTGAAGGCGAATCTGACGTGGCAGGGACCCGTTGAGCAGCATCCGCTGGTCAACTATCTCGAGCATGAAGGAGGTTCGTTGTCGAATCCAACGCCGGATCACTACCTGCCGCTACTGTATGTGTTAGGTGCGTGGGATGGTAAGGAGCCTGTGTCGATACCGGTGGATGGGATTGAGATGGGCAGTCTGAGTATGTTGTCGGTACAGGTGGGATAA